The following proteins are encoded in a genomic region of Cyclonatronum proteinivorum:
- a CDS encoding TlpA disulfide reductase family protein, protein MPAFAKNFLSNFSLFLFVVSLSAIPCAAATLSEPPDEIRITLQPQKGFGGLMPISGILRPTPESNPWAVSYPQPEAIPEKLRDKEYHVMHMTHDFVQHAWQSYTSGALDSAFVHRALNNWGTNPADLTDQYLNLHTVILVWEDEAGDTFLMHSNQPPYSFENAEIFQVPVFGMSDQESAPLSLPVTFEIFRNGIVQEMESFIRFNIPEDFQMPGFEGVPLFYGYYQHHLGSFEFKGEVWEAALHNNFMSPVFAAESDIVQVRREGEAWSSEIKPGQFADLNGEFWQFTDAAFDGSEILLRQMPAFAELRGTQIGLRALPFEQESVEGELISLDDELGNWVFLDFWGTWCGPCIAEMPYLIEAWRLFEGPGFQFIGIANDSRETLARFSEEWGITWPQLISHGSESNALNELYGIRAWPTTMLIDPEGVIVQQSVRGFSLETRLAAELGFDGERADRLREGEVLVEIPEALISSFLAETNGADSDEALSKTITVEVQGGGLPFQSRIPLYQHNGSWVRGLTTDPERFAETGKDALELRIFINGEAANLPLLQRFEHEEDGVRYRYELR, encoded by the coding sequence ATGCCTGCATTTGCGAAAAACTTTCTATCCAACTTTTCCCTGTTTCTTTTTGTGGTGAGCCTTAGCGCTATCCCCTGTGCAGCGGCCACCTTAAGCGAACCCCCGGACGAAATCCGGATCACATTGCAGCCACAGAAAGGCTTCGGAGGGTTGATGCCCATCTCGGGAATATTAAGACCAACTCCGGAGTCAAACCCATGGGCTGTTTCGTATCCCCAACCCGAGGCTATTCCGGAGAAGCTGCGCGATAAAGAGTACCACGTGATGCACATGACGCATGATTTCGTGCAGCATGCCTGGCAGTCCTACACTTCCGGTGCGCTTGACTCCGCTTTTGTGCACCGCGCCCTCAACAACTGGGGGACCAACCCGGCAGACCTCACCGATCAGTATCTCAATCTCCACACAGTTATTCTTGTTTGGGAAGACGAGGCGGGTGACACTTTCCTTATGCACAGCAATCAGCCACCTTATTCCTTTGAAAATGCCGAAATATTTCAGGTGCCAGTCTTCGGAATGTCAGATCAGGAGTCTGCGCCTTTGAGCCTGCCCGTGACTTTTGAAATCTTCAGAAACGGAATTGTGCAAGAAATGGAAAGCTTCATAAGGTTTAATATTCCGGAAGATTTTCAGATGCCGGGTTTTGAAGGTGTGCCCCTGTTTTACGGGTATTATCAGCATCATCTTGGCTCGTTCGAATTCAAGGGGGAAGTCTGGGAGGCTGCCCTACACAATAATTTTATGAGTCCCGTTTTTGCCGCCGAGAGTGATATTGTTCAGGTCCGTCGGGAGGGAGAGGCTTGGAGTAGCGAAATCAAACCCGGGCAGTTTGCCGACCTGAACGGGGAGTTCTGGCAGTTCACAGATGCTGCGTTCGACGGTTCCGAAATCCTGCTCCGCCAAATGCCGGCCTTCGCTGAGCTGCGCGGCACACAGATAGGCCTCCGGGCACTGCCGTTTGAGCAGGAATCGGTAGAGGGCGAACTGATCTCGCTGGATGACGAACTCGGTAACTGGGTTTTCCTTGACTTTTGGGGAACTTGGTGCGGACCCTGCATCGCCGAAATGCCCTACCTCATTGAGGCCTGGCGCCTGTTCGAAGGCCCGGGCTTTCAGTTTATCGGTATCGCAAACGACAGCCGCGAAACCCTCGCGCGCTTTTCCGAAGAATGGGGCATCACATGGCCGCAACTCATCAGTCACGGCTCCGAGAGCAACGCCCTCAACGAGCTGTACGGTATCCGCGCCTGGCCCACAACCATGCTGATAGATCCGGAGGGCGTCATCGTGCAGCAATCCGTTCGCGGCTTCAGCCTGGAGACCAGGCTTGCAGCGGAGCTGGGATTCGACGGCGAACGCGCCGACCGCCTGCGCGAGGGCGAGGTACTGGTTGAAATCCCCGAGGCACTCATTTCAAGCTTCCTCGCCGAAACAAACGGCGCGGATAGCGACGAAGCACTCTCCAAAACTATCACGGTAGAAGTGCAGGGAGGCGGTTTACCCTTTCAGAGCCGAATCCCGCTGTATCAGCACAACGGGAGCTGGGTGCGCGGCCTCACGACCGATCCTGAGCGTTTCGCTGAAACCGGTAAAGATGCCCTCGAATTGCGCATTTTCATAAACGGCGAAGCCGCCAACCTCCCGCTTCTGCAACGTTTCGAACATGAAGAAGACGGGGTTCGCTACCGCTACGAGCTGCGGTAA
- a CDS encoding AsmA family protein has translation MKLFLKIFGAFIALIAVFLIALSFYLTDERLKELILPTINEMTGREVQVDRMSYTLFRTFPSFGLVIQGFDLPDTESPDILGADNPEHGSIARVGELILVVDLFPLLSGNLRVSRLDVNDPQLRYVVFEDGTTNIDSLLALFEEEDEALPPEAQDSTAQIDLESMRIRGAEIIFQDLSENTDVRLHDLEADVVISLGEFITTDVDARVGGLSVVFGGDTFLTDLPFSLNQRSVLDLAGERLTIETGTLNIRGLDLDLEGLIADYTSEAVLLELAFRSSSDDFGALLELVPDSFQEDLRGVETRGSLVLNGQISGRLGEDLVPDFEMVIGVDDGFIRYPGVASAIEDINIRIEARNERVVIERFSAIADINSLSVSGFINDPLEDTADFDLAFNLDLDLGTIRNFYPVDEFELEGKMAMNGNANGLLADPENARFDASLRLENGLVRYIELDEPVRDINVVLNATQELVTIDSFAARAAENTLRASGTIREPLNEARTRFDFNAEIFTDLASIPKFVPIDEDTLSMSGIFRFDGSASGLLADPENVTLTGQMSLQDGAIAYHLLPKPLDTIGFEASLTRDRLRIANSTVSIGGSSFRANGDVNDFLTDTPRINLTVAGEFNLGELPEFVDLQPYLSEISGRANADIQVIGPPMTPEDLTFIGLFRLTDFAAAGDSLPQPVSIPNANLVFSQEHVELRRFEMTMGASDFNFTGELRHYMRLIDDSTPDLATLNATFKSSVLNVDELWEWEPLPPDAEPEPFPVHLPRLAMNMDVEIGELIFLGVPITEIAGQVNTTDAEVRIVDAAARVFGGTAEGNLIWEVPDPENTKITFNGALQGLTAEDFFRQVEPAGMDDLHEYFSGTFSTSIEYFSEMDVFLDPVIPTMQSSGTFSMERTRMRNHPLQLEIANLLRVDELRDVRLDDLNSSFTIENSVMTLSNLNLTSADIGLELNGTQNLETDAIRYAAVVVLPGRLGSVLEPVITRDGVRALTRDDGNIPIPLLIRGTTDSPQVRPDTEEITRAVTEFLRDAAGDAVRNTLRNLFGN, from the coding sequence ATGAAACTATTCCTCAAAATATTTGGCGCATTCATCGCGCTTATTGCCGTTTTTTTAATAGCGTTGAGCTTTTATCTCACCGATGAGCGTCTCAAGGAACTCATTCTCCCCACCATCAATGAAATGACGGGCCGCGAAGTGCAGGTCGACCGCATGTCGTACACGCTGTTCCGCACCTTCCCCAGCTTTGGGCTTGTCATTCAGGGATTCGACCTTCCCGATACCGAGTCGCCCGACATACTCGGGGCCGACAACCCGGAGCACGGCTCCATCGCCAGGGTTGGGGAGCTGATACTTGTCGTAGATTTGTTCCCGCTCCTCTCCGGAAACCTGCGGGTTTCCCGGCTTGATGTTAACGATCCGCAGCTCCGCTATGTGGTTTTTGAAGATGGCACGACCAACATCGACAGCCTTCTCGCGCTTTTTGAAGAGGAAGATGAAGCACTTCCACCGGAAGCGCAGGACTCAACCGCGCAAATTGACCTCGAATCCATGCGCATCCGGGGAGCTGAAATCATCTTTCAGGATCTGAGCGAGAACACAGATGTGCGGCTGCACGATCTTGAAGCCGATGTAGTAATCAGCCTTGGGGAGTTTATCACCACCGATGTCGACGCGCGCGTAGGAGGCCTGAGCGTAGTGTTTGGCGGCGATACCTTTCTCACGGACCTGCCCTTCAGCCTGAATCAGCGGTCGGTACTCGATCTTGCAGGAGAGCGCCTCACCATTGAAACCGGAACGCTGAATATCCGCGGGCTTGATCTCGATCTCGAAGGCCTCATCGCTGATTATACCTCAGAAGCCGTGCTTCTCGAGCTTGCCTTTCGTTCTTCCTCCGACGACTTCGGTGCCCTTCTTGAACTCGTGCCCGACAGCTTTCAGGAAGACCTTCGCGGCGTAGAAACCCGCGGCTCCCTTGTGCTTAACGGGCAGATTAGCGGCCGCCTCGGCGAAGATCTCGTGCCCGATTTCGAAATGGTTATAGGGGTCGACGACGGCTTCATCCGCTACCCGGGCGTCGCTTCCGCCATCGAAGACATCAACATAAGGATTGAAGCCCGGAATGAGCGCGTCGTGATTGAGCGCTTCTCAGCCATCGCGGATATCAATAGCCTGTCGGTCAGCGGTTTCATCAATGATCCCCTCGAAGACACAGCCGATTTCGATCTTGCCTTCAACCTTGATCTGGATCTGGGCACCATCCGCAATTTTTACCCGGTTGATGAATTTGAGCTTGAAGGAAAAATGGCCATGAACGGCAACGCAAACGGCTTGCTTGCGGATCCGGAAAACGCCCGCTTCGACGCAAGCCTGCGCCTGGAAAACGGCCTTGTGCGCTACATCGAGCTCGATGAGCCGGTGCGCGACATTAACGTAGTGCTGAATGCGACGCAGGAGCTTGTCACCATCGACTCTTTTGCTGCGCGGGCAGCTGAAAACACCCTGCGCGCAAGCGGCACCATTCGCGAGCCCCTCAACGAAGCGCGCACCCGCTTCGACTTCAACGCCGAGATATTTACCGATCTCGCCTCCATCCCAAAATTCGTCCCGATTGATGAAGACACGCTCAGCATGAGCGGCATCTTCCGTTTTGACGGCTCCGCTTCCGGCCTCCTTGCCGATCCGGAGAACGTCACCCTTACCGGTCAGATGAGCCTGCAGGATGGTGCCATTGCCTATCACCTGTTGCCCAAGCCGCTTGATACGATCGGTTTTGAAGCAAGCCTCACCCGTGATCGCCTGCGCATCGCAAACAGCACCGTCAGTATTGGCGGCAGCAGCTTTAGGGCAAACGGGGACGTTAATGATTTCCTCACCGACACCCCGCGTATCAACCTCACCGTTGCCGGAGAATTTAACCTGGGCGAGCTGCCGGAATTCGTGGACCTGCAGCCGTATCTGAGCGAAATTTCGGGCCGTGCCAATGCCGATATTCAGGTTATAGGGCCACCCATGACGCCCGAAGACCTGACCTTCATCGGGCTTTTCCGGTTAACTGATTTTGCCGCTGCGGGCGACTCGCTTCCTCAGCCGGTCAGCATCCCGAACGCCAATCTCGTGTTCAGTCAGGAGCACGTAGAACTGCGGCGCTTCGAAATGACGATGGGCGCCTCCGACTTTAACTTTACGGGCGAACTGCGCCACTACATGCGTCTGATTGACGACAGCACCCCCGATCTTGCTACCCTCAACGCAACTTTCAAATCCAGCGTCCTCAATGTGGATGAGCTGTGGGAGTGGGAGCCGCTGCCGCCAGACGCAGAACCGGAGCCCTTCCCCGTACACCTCCCGCGACTTGCGATGAACATGGACGTAGAAATCGGGGAGCTGATTTTCCTCGGCGTCCCCATCACGGAAATTGCCGGTCAGGTCAATACCACAGACGCTGAGGTCCGCATTGTGGACGCTGCGGCCAGGGTTTTTGGCGGAACAGCCGAAGGCAATCTGATCTGGGAAGTTCCCGATCCGGAGAATACCAAAATCACCTTTAACGGGGCGCTTCAGGGACTCACAGCCGAAGACTTTTTCAGACAAGTTGAGCCAGCGGGCATGGATGACCTGCACGAGTATTTTTCAGGAACCTTCAGCACTTCCATCGAATACTTCAGCGAAATGGATGTGTTTCTCGATCCGGTCATTCCGACCATGCAGTCGAGTGGAACCTTCTCAATGGAGCGCACGCGCATGCGCAACCATCCGCTGCAGCTGGAAATCGCCAATCTATTGAGGGTTGATGAGCTGCGGGATGTACGCCTCGACGATCTCAATTCGAGCTTTACCATTGAAAACAGCGTCATGACCCTGAGCAACCTGAATCTGACATCAGCTGATATCGGGCTTGAACTCAACGGCACGCAGAACCTTGAAACCGACGCCATCCGCTATGCTGCGGTTGTTGTGCTGCCCGGACGTCTGGGCTCTGTTCTCGAACCGGTTATTACCCGGGACGGCGTTCGTGCGCTTACCCGCGATGATGGGAACATCCCCATCCCGCTTTTGATCCGGGGCACGACCGATTCGCCTCAGGTGCGGCCGGATACCGAAGAAATCACCCGTGCGGTCACCGAATTTCTCCGGGACGCGGCTGGTGATGCGGTCCGAAACACCCTCCGGAATTTGTTTGGAAATTAA